Below is a window of Bifidobacterium asteroides DNA.
AACCTTCCTGACCGGCCTGGAAGACCACGATGTCACCGACATTGCGCGGCGTATTGTCCACCCAATAGCCCAAGGAGCTGGCAGAGCCGGACCAGTCCTTAGCATTGCCCATGTGCGAACCCACCGGCAGTCCCAGCTGGTGACGACGGACGTAGGCCCACCAGGTGCACTGGCTGAACTCGTAGACATTGCCCGCATCACCAGTGGCATGGTTGGGATTGAACCCTGCCGGCAGGACTGATCGGTTGGCATCCATCAGCACAGCCACGACCGGATTGTTGGCCAGTGATTTGGACATCTGTCCGGCATCAAGTTCGGATTCGCCCAGCTCCCAGCTGCCCTCGTTGCGCTGTGAGGCCGTCGGCAGGGGCTGACGGTAATCAGATCGGGAGACTCTTGCGCCACCATTTGCGCTGGAGGAGCCAGCAGAGGATGAGGGGGTGACCAAATTGATGGCTACGCTGTCGGCCAAAGGCAGGGACCAGTCGCCCCGAGCCTGACTGACGGCCATGGAGGAGGCGGCAGCACCGACCAAAACAGTCAGGGCCGAGCCGGTCATGATATGGGAGCGACGGGCTGAGGCCTTGGCCGCCAGACGAATGGAGCGACGGGTTCGAGGGGCCACCTCGTTGAGCTTGGCAGTCAGGGCATCATCAAGACCCTCAGTGCCCGCTGCCTGGGTTACGCCTGACGATCGGCCGGTCGACCAACTGCCGACACCTGCGCCTCGCCTGGCCGAAGCCCTGTGCGCAGCATGCTTCATCTAGAATCACTCCCGTTTATGTTCCGACGCGACTTTCGTGCCGTATCACGAGCC
It encodes the following:
- a CDS encoding CHAP domain-containing protein, with translation MKHAAHRASARRGAGVGSWSTGRSSGVTQAAGTEGLDDALTAKLNEVAPRTRRSIRLAAKASARRSHIMTGSALTVLVGAAASSMAVSQARGDWSLPLADSVAINLVTPSSSAGSSSANGGARVSRSDYRQPLPTASQRNEGSWELGESELDAGQMSKSLANNPVVAVLMDANRSVLPAGFNPNHATGDAGNVYEFSQCTWWAYVRRHQLGLPVGSHMGNAKDWSGSASSLGYWVDNTPRNVGDIVVFQAGQEGSDPTYGHVAIVEKINPDGSIVTSECGAVMNGKTYSRTLSNVHALSYIHY